A window of the Phragmites australis chromosome 20, lpPhrAust1.1, whole genome shotgun sequence genome harbors these coding sequences:
- the LOC133901596 gene encoding putative glucose-6-phosphate 1-epimerase has translation MVASCAFTLPSPSLVSSSSNSSRRFRRSRVVAMARVGQKVYAPGVVVSEGNGGLPKIDLKSPHGSEAEIYLFGACVTSMKVPNGKDLLFVRPDAVFNGKKPISGGIPHCFPQFGPGPMQQHGFARNMIWSITDSEVTEGDPAVTLELKDDSYSRSMWDFSFQALYKVALHSTSLSTTLKITNTDDKPFSFNSALHTYFRASITDVSVKGLKGCKTFNKDPDPKNPLEGKEEREEVTFPGFVDCIYLGAPSELILDNGLGDKIAISNANWSDAVLWNPHLQMEACYKDFVCVENAKIETLQLEPKQSWVAEQKIELV, from the exons ATGGTGGCTTCTTGCGCCTTCACCCTCCCCTCACCCTCcctcgtctcctcctcctccaattcATCTCGCCGCTTCAG GCGCTCTCGGGTGGTGGCCATGGCCAGAGTGGGGCAGAAGGTGTACGCGCCCGGTGTGGTGGTGTCGGAGGGCAATGGCGGGCTACCGAAAATCGACCTCAAATCCCCTCATGGAAG CGAGGCTGAGATCTATCTATTCGGAGCTTGTGTCACTTCAATGAAAGTCCCTAATGGAAAGGACTTGCTCTTTGTCCGACCAGATGCTGTGTTCAATGGGAAGAAACCCATCAg TGGTGGAATTCCACATTGTTTCCCCCAGTTTGGCCCTGGCCCCATGCAGCAG CATGGGTTTGCTCGGAACATGATTTGGTCTATCACAGATTCAGAAGTCACTGAAGGAGATCCAGCTGTAACTTTGGAACTGAAAGACGACTCTTATAGCCGTTCTATGTGGGATTTCAGCTTCCAAGCATTGTACAAG GTTGCCCTGCACTCTACAAGCTTGTCAACAACCCTAAAAATAACAAATACAGATGACAAGCCTTTCTCCTTCAATTCAGCACTCCACACTTATTTCCGT GCTTCCATAACAGATGTATCGGTGAAAGGTCTGAAAGGTTGTAAGACTTTCAATAAGGATCCTGACCCTAAAAATCCTTTGGAGGGCAAGGAAGAGAG GGAAGAGGTGACTTTTCCAGGATTCGTGGACTGCATTTACCTTGGCGCACCGAGTGAGCTCATCCTGGACAATGGATTGGGTGACAAAATTGCCATCTCAAATGCAAA TTGGTCAGATGCAGTGTTGTGGAATCCTCACTTGCAGATGGAGGCATGTTACAAAGATTTTGTCTGTGTGGAAAATGCAAAG ATTGAAACTCTACAACTGGAGCCGAAACAATCTTGGGTGGCAGAGCAGAAAATTGAACTAGTCTGA
- the LOC133901595 gene encoding bifunctional protein FolD 1, mitochondrial-like, whose amino-acid sequence MGGAAVALLAATRRHHRPLASLLSRAERGLHDASVAAAEVEDKAGMRSRRRRSSSSRLLGPDFPETWGQPPRAATRTPSQRGAGANYDRTATIIDGKSIAEDIRLHIAEEVRQMKSAVGHVPGLAVVLVGDRRDSESYVRYKTKGCEEVGIKSLLAKLPGNCTEDEVMDSVTRFNEDPSVHGILVQLPLPQRMDEERILSAISLEKDVDGFHPLNVGNLALRSRKPLFVPCAAKACVELLLQSGIELMGKHVTVIGRSKVVGLPTSLLLQRHHATVSVIHAFTTNPETITRESDIVISAAGVANLVRGSWLKQGAIVIDVGTNPIEDSTSDYGYRLTGDVCFEEAVKVASAITPVPGGVGPVTIAMLLANTLDSAKRVYGLSD is encoded by the exons ATGGGTGGCGCCGCCGTGGCCTTGCTCGCCGCCACGCGCCGTCACCACCGCCCGCTCGCTTCCTTGCTCTCTCGCGCAGAGCGCGGGCTCCACGATGcttcggtggcggcggcggaggtggaggacAAGGCGGGGATGcggagccgccgccggcggagcagcagcagccgccttCTTGGCCCGGACTTCCCCGAAACATGGGGCCAGCCACCGCGTGCCGCGACGCGGACGCCGTCTcagcggggagccggag CTAATTATGATCGCACCGCAACCATTATCGATGGCAAGTCCATTGCGGAGGACATAAGATTACATATTGCCGAAGAAGTCCGTCAAATGAAAAGTGCAGTTGGACATGTGCCTGGTCTAGCTGTTGTATTGGTTGGTGATAGAAGAGATTCTGAATCCTATGTGCGATACAAAACAAAAGGTTGTGAGGAAGTTGGAATAAAATCTTTGTTGGCGAAGTTGCCTGGAAACTGTACGGAAGATGAAGTGATGGATTCAGTGACAAGATTTAATGAAGATCCATCTGTTCATGGCATCCTAGTGCAGCTACCTCTACCACAA CGTATGGATGAGGAAAGGATTCTGAGCGCCATCAGCTTAGAGAAGGATGTTGATGGTTTTCATCCCTTGAATGTCGGTAATCTTGCTCTCAGAAGCCGAAAACCTTTGTTTGTGCCCTGTGCTGCAAAGGCTTGCGTTGAATTATTGCTCCAATCTGGGATTGAACTCATGGGAAAGCATGTGACTGTGATTGGGAGAAGCAAAGTTGTCGGATTGCCCACTTCCTTACTTTTACAG CGGCATCATGCCACTGTCAGTGTTATCCATGCCTTCACAACAAATCCAGAGACAATTACCCGTGAATCTGATATTGTGATATCAGCTGCTGGAGTGGCCAATCTTGTAAGAGGAAGCTGGTTAAAGCAAGGTGCAATTGTGATTGACGTTGGGACAAATCCAATCGAG GATTCAACCAGTGATTACGGTTATCGCCTTACTGGAGATGTCTGCTTCGAAGAAGCAGTGAAGGTGGCCTCTGCTATAACTCCAGTTCCAGGTGGAGTAGGACCGGTGACGATTGCGATGCTTCTTGCCAACACACTTGATTCGGCAAAACGGGTTTATGGCTTGAGTGACTGA
- the LOC133901631 gene encoding LOW QUALITY PROTEIN: pentatricopeptide repeat-containing protein At4g02750-like (The sequence of the model RefSeq protein was modified relative to this genomic sequence to represent the inferred CDS: inserted 1 base in 1 codon; deleted 1 base in 1 codon) — protein sequence MMEEAKGLFDAMPCRNVASWNTMLIGYAQVGMLEEARTIFDMMPQKDAVSWAAMLAAYSQGGFSEETLQLFIEMGRCGEWVNRSAFACVLSTCADIAALECGMQLHGRLIKAGYGGGGGCFVGNALLXMYFKCGNMEDARNAFEEMERDAVSWNTMIAGYAQHGFGKEALEVFDTMSTASTKPDDITLVGVLAACSHSSLVEKGISYFYSMYRDFGVTAKPEHYTCMIDLLGRAGTLDEALNLMKDTWFEPDSTMWGALLGASRIYRNSELGRSAAEKIFELEPENAGMYVLLSNIYASSGKWCDVDKMRLTMHERGVKKVPGFSWIEVQNKVHTFSVGDCVHPEKENIYAFLEDLDIRMKKAGYVSTTDMVLHDVEEEKEHMLKYHSEKLAVAYGILKIPPGRPIRVIKDLRVCRDCHTAFKYISAIVGRLIILRDSNRFHHFRDGSCSCGDYW from the exons ATGATGGAGGAGGCAAAAGGGTTGTTTGATGCTATGCCCTGCAGGAATGTGGCTTCGTGGAACACAATGTTGATAGGGTACGCTCAGGTTGGGATGTTGGAAGAAGCGAGGACAATTTTTGACATGATGCCACAGAAGGATGCGGTCTCGTGGGCTGCAATGCTGGCTGCATATTCACAGGGTGGTTTCAGTGAGGAAACCCTGCAATTGTTCATAGAGATGGGGCGCTGTGGTGAATGGGTGAATAGGTCAGCATTTGCTTGTGTTTTGAGCACATGTGCTGACATTGCTGCGCTTGAGTGTGGAATGCAACTGCATGGTAGGTTGATTAAGGCTGgttat ggggggggggggggctgcttTGTCGGGAATGCACTCC CTATGTATTTCAAATGTGGGAACATGGAGGACGCTCGCAATGCATTTGAGGAGATGGAGAGGGATGCAGTTTCATGGAATACTATGATTGCAGGCTATGCTCAGCACGGTTTTGGCAAGGAAGCTCTTGAGGTTTTTGATACAATGAGTACAGCGTCTACCAAGCCAGATGATATTACTTTG GTTGGAGTACTTGCAGCATGTAGTCATTCTAGCTTGGTCGAGAAAGGCATTTCATACTTTTATTCAATGTACCGTGATTTTGGTGTGACAGCAAAACCTGAACACTACACTTGTATGATAGACCTCCTTGGACGGGCTGGAACATTGGATGAAGCACTTAATCTTATGAAGGACACGTGGTTTGAGCCCGACTCTACCATGTGGGGTGCCTTACTTGGTGCAAGTAGGATCTACCGCAACTCCGAACTAGGCAGGAGTGCAGCTGAGaaaatatttgagttggaaCCTGAAAATGCTGGCATGTATGTCTTGCTTTCAAATATATATGCGTCCTCTGGCAAATGGTGTGATGTGGACAAAATGAGACTTACGATGCATGAGCGTGGTGTGAAGAAGGTTCCTGGTTTCAGTTGGATTGAAGTACAGAACAAAGTCCACACTTTCTCAGTGGGTGATTGTGTGCATCCTGAGAAAGAAAACATATATGCTTTCCTGGAAGACCTTGACATCAGGATGAAGAAGGCTGGCTATGTATCAACTACAGATATGGTTTTGCATGAcgtggaggaagagaaggagcaCATGCTCAAGTATCATAGCGAGAAGCTTGCTGTTGCTTATGGTATTCTAAAAATTCCTCCTGGGAGGCCGATCCGGGTGATAAAAGACCTGAGAGTGTGCAGAGACTGTCACACTGCTTTCAAGTATATCTCTGCTATTGTGGGCAGGCTGATCATATTGCGGGATTCCAACCGTTTTCACCATTTTAGAGATGGTTCATGTTCATGTGGTGATTACTGGTGA
- the LOC133901633 gene encoding ras-related protein RABA1f-like: protein MAYRAEDDYDYLFKVVLIGDSGVGKSNLLSRFTRNEFSLESKSTIGVEFATRSIRVDDKVVKAQIWDTAGQERYRAITSAYYRGAVGALVVYDVTRHVTFENVERWLKELRDHTDANIVIMLVGNKADLRHLRAVSLEDAKGFAERESTFFTETSALESMNVESAFTEVLTQIYRVVSKKALDIGDDPAAPPRGQTINVGGKDDVSAVKKSGCCSS, encoded by the exons ATGGCGTACCGGGCGGAGGACGACTACGACTACCTCTTCAAGGTGGTGCTCATCGGCGACTCTGGCGTCGGCAAATCCAACCTGCTCTCCCGCTTCACGCGCAACGAGttcagcctcgagtccaagtCCACCATCGGGGTCGAGTTCGCCACCAGGAGCATCAGGGTTGACGACAAGGTCGTCAAGGCCCAGATCTGGGACACCGCCGGGCAGGAGAG GTACCGGGCAATTACAAGTGCATACTATCGAGGGGCTGTTGGCGCACTTGTCGTGTATGATGTGACACGCCATGTGACCTTTGAGAATGTGGAGAGGTGGTTGAAGGAGCTCCGGGATCACACCGATGCAAACATTGTTATCATGCTTGTCGGCAACAAGGCTGATCTGCGGCACCTTAGGGCTGTTTCTCTGGAGGATGCCAAGGGCTTCGCTGAGAGGGAAAGCACCTTCTTCACGGAGACATCTGCCCTGGAATCCATGAACGTCGAGAGCGCCTTCACCGAGGTTCTAACTCAAATCTATCGTGTGGTCAGCAAGAAGGCCCTTGACATTGGCGATGACCCTGCTGCTCCACCAAGAGGACAAACCATCAACGTTGGCGGCAAGGATGATGTCTCTGCTGTGAAGAAGTCAGGGTGTTGCTCATCCTAG
- the LOC133901632 gene encoding uncharacterized protein LOC133901632, translating to MTLGKSSMDLVLVPCALVIMLGYHLHLLYRILRRTHTTVIGYENHNKLTWVQRMARATAPEEAALALSVISDGMSASTTLASLCIALPSLIGAWVLSGTPTTVVTGGSVGDMGQATAKYASLLACFLVSFICFVQSAGCYVNASFLISALGSNLPVSHVQRAVLRGGGFWSAGLRALYLATALLVWVVFGPAAMLTCSVLTVAVLHLLDSNSVPLHQHQFTPGSMMLSMTTARPVVARAAASYCLS from the coding sequence ATGACGCTTGGCAAGAGCTCAATGGACTTGGTTCTTGTCCCTTGCGCGTTGGTGATCATGCTCGGgtaccacctccacctcctctacCGGATTCTCCGGCGTACGCACACCACCGTGATCGGCTACGAGAACCACAACAAGCTCACCTGGGTCCAGCGCATGGCGCGGGCAACAGcgccggaggaggcggcgctggcgctgAGCGTCATCTCCGACGGCATGTCGGCGTCCACGACACTGGCGTCGCTGTGCATCGCTCTGCCTTCGCTCATCGGAGCGTGGGTACTGAGCGGCACGCCCACGACGGTCGTGACCGGCGGCAGCGTCGGCGACATGGGCCAGGCGACGGCGAAGTACGCCTCCCTCCTCGCCTGCTTCCTCGTGTCCTTCATCTGCTTCGTCCAATCCGCGGGGTGCTACGTGAACGCGAGCTTCCTGATCAGCGCGCTGGGTTCCAACTTGCCGGTGAGCCACGTGCAGCGCGCGGTGCTCCGAGGCGGCGGCTTCTGGTCCGCGGGGCTCCGGGCGCTCTACCTCGCCACGGCGCTGCTCGTGTGGGTGGTCTTCGGGCCGGCGGCCATGCTCACCTGCTCCGTGCTCACCGTAGCCGTGCTCCACCTGCTGGATAGCAACTCCGTGCCGCTGCACCAGCACCAATTCACGCCCGGAAGCATGATGCTGTCCATGACGACGGCGAGGCCCGTCGTCGCCAGGGCAGCCGCATCGTATTGTCTCAGCTGA